A stretch of the Leptospira kirschneri serovar Cynopteri str. 3522 CT genome encodes the following:
- a CDS encoding RluA family pseudouridine synthase, with product MNLELKADVSEELSGNRLDRFLKYSLGDEISRATIQKWIEAGYVQGQGGKILDKSSWKVKTGEQYLLSIPPKPPLNLEPIPMELPVILERENFLIIHKPSGIASHSGPGDRSPSLVNGLLYHFKELSKMGGEARPGIVHRLDKPTEGLILIAKNDRAHGKLSELFRKREIEKKYYAWVQGHPPEESGTIDLPIARHPVERLKMTVSSKGRRSITHYKVLKYINSRSGRKFSFIEVGLETGRTHQIRVHFQNQRCPVVGDLLYSRAGSQFESYGLQLLSYFLKFKDPFTNEKIEAVLPLSERFLRFEKNAPLL from the coding sequence ATGAACTTAGAGCTCAAAGCAGACGTATCAGAAGAACTTTCCGGAAATCGATTGGATCGATTTTTAAAATATTCTTTAGGGGATGAAATATCCAGAGCAACGATTCAGAAATGGATCGAAGCAGGGTATGTTCAAGGTCAAGGTGGAAAAATTTTAGATAAAAGCTCCTGGAAGGTAAAAACAGGAGAGCAATATTTACTATCCATCCCACCAAAACCTCCTCTCAATTTAGAACCGATTCCGATGGAGTTGCCGGTAATTTTAGAAAGAGAGAATTTTCTAATCATTCATAAGCCCTCTGGGATCGCAAGTCATAGCGGACCGGGAGATAGATCTCCTAGTTTGGTGAACGGACTTCTTTATCATTTTAAAGAATTATCAAAAATGGGGGGAGAAGCAAGGCCGGGAATTGTACATCGATTGGATAAACCAACGGAAGGATTGATTTTAATCGCAAAAAACGACCGGGCTCATGGAAAACTTTCGGAGTTATTTAGAAAAAGAGAAATTGAAAAAAAATACTACGCTTGGGTACAAGGACATCCCCCGGAAGAGTCGGGGACCATCGATTTACCGATTGCAAGACATCCCGTTGAAAGGTTAAAAATGACGGTTTCTTCAAAAGGAAGAAGGTCTATAACTCATTATAAAGTACTAAAATACATCAATTCTAGGTCCGGAAGAAAATTCAGTTTTATAGAAGTGGGTTTGGAAACGGGAAGAACTCATCAGATTCGAGTTCATTTTCAAAATCAGAGATGTCCGGTTGTAGGAGACTTATTGTATTCAAGAGCTGGTTCTCAATTTGAATCCTATGGACTGCAGCTTTTATCTTATTTTCTTAAATTTAAGGATCCGTTTACGAACGAGAAGATAGAAGCGGTTCTGCCTTTAAGCGAGAGATTTCTTAGATTTGAGAAGAATGCTCCGTTACTTTGA
- the loa22 gene encoding OmpA family outer membrane lipoprotein Loa22 has translation MVKKILNLILLGAIAFSFTLCSSAEKKEESAAPEPSAQEQSAAANRNVDVNSPEAIADSLNEKLKDFRYPDGLTRPGFSYKKADVTAGDFSEWSKTNAPVIKEGLGKLPDSYALEITGHTDAIGPEQAEGAKKGNIFYSELRANAVKQALIKQGIPANRIVTKGVGSSEPVSGLDAKDARNRRVTFRFATSAPQQ, from the coding sequence ATGGTCAAAAAGATTTTGAATCTGATTCTGCTCGGTGCAATTGCATTTTCATTCACTCTTTGCTCCTCTGCCGAAAAAAAAGAGGAATCCGCAGCTCCTGAGCCTTCAGCACAAGAGCAATCCGCAGCTGCAAACAGAAACGTTGACGTCAATTCTCCGGAAGCGATCGCAGATTCTTTAAACGAAAAACTAAAAGATTTCCGGTATCCAGACGGATTAACTCGTCCTGGATTTAGTTATAAAAAAGCGGATGTTACCGCTGGTGATTTCAGCGAGTGGTCTAAAACAAACGCTCCTGTAATCAAAGAAGGTCTTGGAAAACTTCCAGATAGTTACGCTCTTGAAATTACAGGTCACACCGATGCGATCGGTCCCGAACAAGCAGAAGGTGCTAAAAAAGGAAATATTTTTTACTCCGAGCTTCGTGCAAATGCAGTTAAACAAGCTTTAATCAAACAAGGGATTCCAGCAAATCGTATCGTTACTAAAGGTGTCGGTTCTTCCGAGCCTGTTTCTGGTCTTGATGCGAAAGACGCTAGAAACAGAAGAGTCACTTTTCGTTTTGCGACTTCTGCGCCACAACAATAA
- a CDS encoding helix-turn-helix domain-containing protein, with protein MYKSDKKFPDRLKKLIETLGLSQAEFARSIDLKPAFISDLINQRAKSFSQESLLKLRAVHNVSPLWLIAGEGQMLIAELEVKTDLETDRYRSFFRRIRMRPQIEVLLESLMEVPDSELEALRVVIEKFKKKK; from the coding sequence ATGTATAAATCGGATAAAAAATTTCCGGATCGTCTCAAAAAACTCATCGAAACTCTTGGGCTTTCGCAGGCTGAATTTGCTCGTTCGATTGATCTAAAACCCGCGTTTATCAGCGATCTTATCAATCAAAGAGCCAAAAGTTTTTCTCAAGAATCCTTACTGAAACTTCGAGCCGTGCATAATGTGAGTCCGCTTTGGTTGATTGCAGGAGAAGGTCAGATGTTGATTGCTGAGTTGGAAGTAAAGACGGATCTTGAAACAGATCGTTATCGATCGTTTTTTAGAAGGATCAGAATGCGTCCGCAGATAGAAGTTTTATTGGAGAGTCTTATGGAGGTTCCTGATTCTGAATTGGAGGCTTTGCGCGTAGTCATAGAAAAATTTAAAAAGAAAAAATAA
- a CDS encoding helix-turn-helix domain-containing protein, with the protein MSIIHGNTKKGSLLKSSQSPGSEKEKPILETTEFLSVKDKTQILKTKEAAQYLNLSVRTFNQYVIDHEIPFIQWSPRVRRFMVGDLDKVVLARRTKKQIY; encoded by the coding sequence ATGTCTATAATTCACGGTAACACAAAAAAAGGATCATTACTCAAAAGCTCACAATCTCCCGGTTCGGAAAAAGAAAAACCGATTTTAGAGACTACCGAGTTTTTGTCCGTAAAAGATAAAACCCAAATTTTAAAAACTAAAGAAGCCGCTCAATATTTAAATCTTTCGGTAAGAACTTTCAATCAGTATGTAATCGATCACGAGATCCCTTTTATACAATGGAGTCCTCGAGTTCGAAGATTTATGGTTGGAGATTTGGATAAGGTTGTTCTTGCTCGTAGAACAAAAAAACAAATCTATTGA
- a CDS encoding carbon-nitrogen family hydrolase — protein MNPNELNVALIQCDLSWENQKANYEHVRNLIHSTLEKNSNEKPDLILLPETFATGFTMRSERIAEPDEGPTETFLQEIANFTRATICAGWIRKNQYGKPLNTVSVVNPKGIIILRYSKIHPFTFGGEDRYYSAGSEIFSYDLNGFRITPFICYDIRFPEIFRKVAGDTDVFTVHANWPVPRIHHWELILKTRAIENQAYVFGVNRIGIAGYNQSVPHNGHSLAVAPNGDFVDAGEGNETILFYKANKNSILDYRKNFPVLLDRKDPNLIGVKVTEHSSQI, from the coding sequence TTGAATCCAAATGAATTGAACGTCGCCCTCATACAATGTGACCTTTCTTGGGAAAATCAGAAAGCGAATTATGAGCACGTTCGAAATTTGATCCATTCCACTTTGGAAAAAAACTCGAACGAAAAACCAGATCTGATTTTACTTCCGGAAACCTTTGCCACCGGATTTACGATGAGATCAGAAAGAATCGCCGAACCAGACGAAGGTCCAACGGAAACCTTTCTACAAGAAATCGCAAATTTTACACGAGCCACGATCTGCGCCGGTTGGATCCGGAAAAACCAATACGGCAAACCTCTCAACACGGTAAGCGTAGTAAACCCCAAGGGAATTATTATATTAAGATATTCTAAAATTCATCCATTTACTTTCGGTGGAGAAGATCGTTATTACAGCGCTGGTTCCGAAATTTTCAGTTACGACCTGAACGGTTTCAGAATTACCCCCTTTATTTGTTACGATATTCGTTTTCCGGAAATTTTCAGAAAAGTCGCCGGTGATACTGACGTTTTTACAGTACACGCCAACTGGCCGGTTCCCAGAATTCATCATTGGGAGTTAATCCTAAAAACGAGAGCGATCGAAAATCAAGCTTACGTTTTCGGAGTCAACCGAATCGGTATAGCAGGCTACAATCAAAGTGTTCCTCACAACGGTCATTCTCTTGCAGTAGCGCCTAACGGAGATTTTGTGGATGCGGGAGAAGGAAACGAAACAATTCTATTTTACAAGGCCAATAAAAATTCCATTTTGGATTATAGAAAAAATTTTCCAGTCCTTTTAGATCGTAAAGACCCAAATCTAATTGGAGTCAAAGTAACGGAGCATTCTTCTCAAATCTAA
- a CDS encoding LysM peptidoglycan-binding domain-containing protein, translated as MSQFYVLKNNDTLQRLSARYYGRWEIWRLILDNNPQIESVNNLRAGVLIEIPEPLTEDRLHTIADGETYESISFLYYGTEHFSGKIRDNNSNIQPYENVGSTLFIEALVSKAELQNAKRRANL; from the coding sequence ATGAGTCAATTTTACGTTCTTAAAAACAACGATACTCTACAGAGACTTTCCGCTCGTTATTACGGAAGATGGGAAATTTGGAGATTGATTCTAGATAACAATCCTCAGATCGAAAGCGTAAACAATCTTAGGGCAGGAGTGTTAATAGAAATCCCGGAGCCTTTGACGGAAGATCGTCTGCATACGATTGCAGATGGAGAAACATATGAATCTATCAGTTTTCTTTATTATGGAACAGAACATTTTTCGGGTAAAATTCGCGATAATAATTCTAATATACAACCTTATGAAAATGTAGGATCGACTCTTTTTATAGAGGCTCTTGTTTCCAAAGCCGAACTCCAAAACGCGAAAAGAAGGGCGAACTTATAA
- a CDS encoding DUF6046 domain-containing protein, producing the protein MIGGITPPALPAGYLPLEAITGDIDRLKVSWSGNRYEFPSGTKIKAHREKEIVMTSIPGGKYGTVKELTGYKDWTITVEFTLLASTYGAGSFAAPSNPLIKTMRQKMRELRDLWEQEETLSLSHAMLRVLGITNVVCQKFELLNAPIQYEQDVIITFLSDEEYDLDLASIEAKNNVVESSL; encoded by the coding sequence ATGATCGGAGGAATTACACCACCCGCGCTTCCCGCAGGGTATCTCCCTTTGGAGGCGATAACAGGGGATATAGATCGATTGAAAGTGAGCTGGTCCGGTAATAGATACGAGTTTCCTTCTGGCACTAAGATTAAAGCGCATCGAGAAAAGGAAATCGTAATGACCTCTATTCCCGGAGGAAAGTACGGAACTGTCAAAGAACTCACTGGATATAAAGATTGGACGATTACGGTAGAATTTACTCTTCTTGCTTCGACTTATGGAGCTGGGAGTTTTGCGGCTCCTTCAAACCCTTTGATTAAAACTATGAGACAAAAAATGAGAGAGTTGCGGGATCTTTGGGAACAAGAAGAAACCCTTTCGTTATCTCATGCCATGTTAAGAGTATTAGGAATTACGAATGTAGTTTGTCAAAAGTTCGAACTTTTGAACGCTCCGATCCAATATGAACAAGACGTTATCATCACTTTTTTATCCGATGAGGAATACGATTTGGATCTTGCTTCTATAGAAGCTAAAAACAACGTAGTGGAGTCTTCTTTATGA
- a CDS encoding SDR family oxidoreductase — translation MKTPNGNLAIVTGSSKGIGKAISEFLVSEGYRVIGISRTEPNSSFLKDSSLYRHIYLDLSNTKEIEFKLSNILKEEPALKILVNNAGLGNFSPHEEIPFGTLERMLLVNFVSPILITKLFLRDLKKNEGWIFQIHSIAALKESIRGAAYAGSKAGLRHFGLNLFEEIRKSGVKLVNINPDITETEFYDRLDFETDFNPTSYLNVSEILNAFKFSLSNPENVGFTEITIRPKLHRISKKPFVRKNENDSKD, via the coding sequence ATGAAAACACCTAACGGAAATTTAGCGATTGTCACAGGTTCTTCCAAAGGAATCGGAAAGGCCATTTCAGAGTTTTTAGTCTCCGAAGGTTATAGAGTGATCGGAATTTCTAGAACGGAACCGAATTCGTCTTTTTTAAAAGATTCCTCCTTATATCGGCACATTTACTTGGACCTTTCGAACACAAAAGAAATCGAATTCAAGTTATCTAATATTCTTAAAGAAGAACCTGCTCTCAAAATATTGGTAAATAACGCTGGCTTGGGTAATTTTTCACCTCACGAAGAGATTCCATTTGGCACATTAGAAAGAATGCTTCTTGTAAATTTTGTATCTCCAATTCTTATCACTAAATTATTTTTAAGAGATTTGAAAAAAAACGAAGGATGGATCTTTCAAATCCACTCCATCGCGGCTTTAAAAGAATCCATCCGAGGCGCCGCATACGCCGGATCCAAAGCGGGTCTCAGGCATTTCGGTTTAAATTTATTCGAAGAAATTAGAAAATCCGGAGTCAAATTAGTAAACATCAATCCGGACATTACGGAAACTGAATTTTATGATCGTTTGGATTTTGAAACGGATTTCAATCCTACATCTTATTTAAACGTCTCCGAAATTTTAAACGCTTTTAAATTCTCTCTCTCTAATCCGGAGAATGTAGGTTTTACTGAAATTACGATTCGTCCGAAACTTCATCGAATTTCCAAAAAACCTTTTGTTCGAAAAAATGAAAACGATTCGAAAGATTGA
- a CDS encoding LIC_10177 family protein: protein MNPLISSIPALKEAFEKLPQPYQNIDDDFIARNKDAIDVIKSHFADKGGLHVLDAGEGRKIICRVPNKTQVDETLEKARKEKQTDVAQRLTGQCCLYPSFEVVNGWAQDSPGIFIPISNKLIELTATTQEVTAKKL, encoded by the coding sequence ATGAATCCATTAATTAGTTCAATTCCTGCTCTTAAGGAAGCTTTTGAGAAACTTCCACAACCTTATCAGAACATTGACGACGATTTTATCGCACGTAACAAGGACGCGATCGACGTGATCAAATCCCACTTTGCGGATAAAGGAGGTCTTCACGTTTTAGATGCGGGTGAAGGTAGAAAAATTATCTGCAGAGTACCAAATAAAACTCAAGTAGATGAAACTTTAGAGAAAGCTAGAAAAGAAAAACAAACGGATGTCGCACAACGTCTTACGGGTCAGTGTTGTCTATATCCTAGTTTCGAAGTTGTAAACGGATGGGCTCAAGATTCTCCAGGTATCTTTATCCCGATCAGTAATAAACTGATCGAGTTAACTGCAACAACCCAAGAGGTGACGGCAAAAAAGCTATAG
- a CDS encoding SPL family radical SAM protein: MRSGNFISPKRFSHIYVEESAKDHPKTLEILSKFPKSYTIPINSYKEVFNPSAQNFQAQKRSPKLILAKRKEQFLYSGSGIAPDFGYRFFYYNALVLNCLYNCSYCYLQGMYPSANIVIFVNNEDFILETKEQLTFSKPLYLCISYDTDLLALENTLGYCKEWILFASSHPDLIIEIRTKSANFKSIADLKPVPNVILAWTLSPNSVIQEHEPLTPRLSSRLKNIKEALNSGWQVRLCIDPILNVPDWKSVYPEFIRKIFEEIPGEKLREISLGVFRMNSDYFKNSKKRRPDSYLFYLPMNTNSGMKSYPEDLEKEMFAVVEQELELFISKEKIHKLSASEMEFK, from the coding sequence ATGCGCTCAGGCAATTTTATCAGTCCTAAAAGATTCTCCCATATTTATGTGGAAGAGTCCGCTAAAGATCATCCAAAAACTTTGGAAATTCTCTCTAAATTTCCAAAATCATATACAATCCCTATCAATTCTTACAAAGAAGTATTCAACCCTTCTGCCCAAAATTTCCAGGCTCAAAAAAGAAGTCCTAAACTCATATTAGCAAAACGTAAAGAACAATTTTTATATTCAGGTTCGGGTATCGCACCAGATTTCGGCTATCGTTTTTTTTATTACAATGCGCTTGTACTAAACTGTCTTTACAATTGTTCCTATTGTTACCTTCAAGGAATGTATCCTTCCGCAAATATAGTCATTTTTGTAAACAATGAGGACTTTATTTTGGAAACCAAAGAACAACTTACATTTTCAAAACCGCTGTATCTTTGTATTTCTTATGATACCGATCTTTTAGCCCTAGAAAATACATTAGGATATTGTAAAGAATGGATTCTATTTGCAAGCTCCCATCCGGATTTGATAATCGAAATCAGAACAAAAAGCGCAAATTTCAAGTCGATTGCAGATCTTAAACCGGTTCCAAACGTTATTTTAGCTTGGACGCTTTCCCCTAATTCAGTGATCCAAGAACACGAACCTTTAACTCCCAGACTTTCCTCTAGATTAAAAAATATTAAAGAAGCGTTAAACTCTGGCTGGCAGGTTCGTCTTTGTATCGATCCGATTCTAAACGTTCCAGATTGGAAATCGGTTTACCCAGAGTTCATCCGTAAAATTTTTGAAGAAATTCCAGGAGAAAAACTAAGAGAAATCAGCTTAGGAGTTTTTAGAATGAATTCGGATTATTTTAAAAATTCTAAAAAAAGGAGACCGGATTCTTATTTGTTTTATCTTCCGATGAACACAAATTCCGGAATGAAATCGTATCCGGAAGATTTGGAAAAAGAAATGTTTGCAGTCGTTGAACAAGAATTAGAGCTTTTCATTTCGAAAGAAAAAATCCACAAACTCTCCGCCAGTGAAATGGAATTCAAATGA
- a CDS encoding LIC10173 family protein has protein sequence MRISHLDYLKSLILSIKTLPESPSADPIPLFSEDRIFQSAPDTNDYPDLFPFCIIFQSPLVSIMDGRRFQRLDSEFVNGVKNIRFLKRHYIQEFKYTIGFWMENPLKDIPSSGHLGSGSLGIFDQILIFLSNQRKFTTPHGVTVEVKPGVFSIIADPSENLGFYKLTTEIFFNDGLFETESVPTLAQGTFQIEEPTEIGTSEEQ, from the coding sequence ATGAGAATTAGTCATTTGGATTATTTGAAATCCTTAATTTTATCGATCAAAACTCTACCAGAATCGCCTTCTGCGGATCCGATTCCTTTATTTTCCGAAGATAGAATTTTTCAATCCGCTCCGGACACAAACGATTATCCGGACCTATTCCCTTTCTGTATAATCTTTCAATCTCCACTTGTTTCGATTATGGACGGAAGAAGGTTTCAAAGATTGGATTCTGAATTCGTAAACGGTGTTAAGAATATTCGTTTTTTAAAAAGACATTATATTCAAGAATTTAAATATACTATTGGTTTTTGGATGGAGAATCCTCTTAAGGATATTCCTTCTTCGGGTCATCTTGGTTCTGGGTCTTTGGGAATTTTTGATCAGATTCTAATTTTTCTTTCTAATCAACGGAAATTTACTACTCCTCACGGAGTCACCGTCGAAGTGAAACCCGGTGTTTTTTCTATTATCGCCGATCCTTCCGAAAATTTAGGATTTTATAAATTAACTACAGAAATCTTTTTTAACGACGGACTTTTTGAAACGGAATCGGTTCCTACTCTGGCTCAAGGAACCTTTCAGATCGAAGAGCCAACGGAAATAGGAACATCGGAGGAACAATGA
- a CDS encoding LIC10183 family protein, with protein MIDFANDLIQFGDLTLDPSDNDLLSDSNSVRIVLSEIREMFEMTVADDIDYPEIYSRQRIAQNSTEYDELSERIQDAERILKFHPFINPQSINIVLDEERRLVVDFRLKMGELAKGILMK; from the coding sequence ATGATCGATTTTGCAAATGATCTTATACAATTCGGAGATTTAACATTGGATCCTTCCGATAACGATTTGTTAAGCGATAGTAATTCGGTTCGTATCGTTTTGTCTGAAATTAGAGAGATGTTTGAAATGACTGTAGCCGACGACATCGACTATCCGGAAATTTATAGCAGACAAAGGATTGCTCAAAATTCTACGGAATACGATGAGTTATCGGAACGGATCCAAGACGCGGAGAGGATTCTTAAATTTCATCCCTTTATAAATCCTCAATCTATAAATATAGTTCTCGACGAGGAAAGACGGCTTGTAGTCGATTTTCGATTAAAAATGGGAGAGTTAGCCAAAGGGATTTTAATGAAATAA
- a CDS encoding DUF2586 family protein produces the protein MSTGNVTTYHQDGGINFNDVKPDRVGSKVGTAETGDANRVYVINNTPQAKDVFGRGELVDALEQFFEEFDESKGQKPVPVLCVRPFNDLAGSVGTPIKVGAGEAALPATSGTPTGSRVVVFKITKAGACGNAEYRKSVDGGANFSTPLIVPSSGSAISLDVGVNATFTNASTPANTFQLGDTFTFTITGPKASNASRLTAIEVLKREYGSYWIHVLGPASRAFTMSCNVILEEMETEHHLPSFMILEARSKNESETIPQYFQYIQDEFEPFASPKGRVMIAVGEARYIKGGVNASGGYSAVKSAGDSIGTWRNFATMATAKIAATAVNVSIGYVRDMRSLTFSEIRYWDEGYRNYMDLLHDMGLMVLKQYDDYDGIFIARDKIKAGSDSDFKELPERRRADKMHRILYRESLQFLNMDTEVDSGSGGLDYLKAYIDSKISAEMEAPGRKEISGHEIVLDPNKTFNTDRILKAKCKMYVSNRTKAIEWETSFATPK, from the coding sequence ATGTCAACAGGTAACGTGACTACCTACCATCAGGATGGTGGGATCAATTTCAATGACGTAAAACCGGATCGTGTAGGTTCTAAAGTGGGTACCGCTGAGACGGGAGACGCTAACAGAGTTTACGTCATCAATAACACACCTCAAGCCAAGGATGTTTTCGGAAGAGGAGAACTTGTGGATGCCTTGGAACAATTTTTCGAAGAATTTGACGAATCGAAAGGTCAAAAACCGGTACCGGTTCTTTGTGTTCGTCCATTCAACGACTTAGCCGGTAGTGTAGGAACTCCTATCAAAGTCGGCGCAGGAGAAGCGGCTCTTCCTGCAACTTCCGGAACTCCAACAGGCAGTAGAGTTGTAGTGTTTAAAATCACAAAAGCGGGAGCTTGTGGTAATGCGGAATATCGTAAGTCCGTGGACGGAGGTGCAAACTTCTCCACTCCTTTGATCGTTCCTTCAAGTGGTTCCGCAATTTCTTTGGACGTAGGAGTCAACGCTACTTTTACGAATGCTTCCACTCCTGCGAACACGTTTCAGTTAGGTGATACATTCACTTTTACAATTACCGGACCAAAGGCGTCTAACGCTTCAAGACTTACGGCAATTGAGGTTTTAAAAAGAGAATACGGCTCATATTGGATTCATGTTTTGGGTCCTGCTTCTAGAGCTTTTACTATGTCGTGTAACGTCATTCTAGAAGAGATGGAAACGGAACATCACCTTCCTTCTTTTATGATCCTGGAAGCAAGAAGTAAGAACGAATCGGAAACAATTCCGCAGTACTTTCAATACATCCAAGACGAGTTCGAACCTTTCGCCTCTCCTAAAGGTAGAGTGATGATCGCAGTCGGTGAAGCGCGTTATATCAAAGGTGGTGTTAACGCTTCCGGTGGTTATTCCGCAGTTAAATCTGCAGGTGATTCTATCGGGACTTGGAGAAACTTTGCGACTATGGCTACCGCGAAAATTGCAGCGACTGCGGTTAACGTTTCTATCGGTTACGTTAGAGATATGCGTTCTCTTACGTTTTCAGAAATCCGTTATTGGGACGAAGGATACAGAAACTATATGGATCTTCTTCATGATATGGGTCTGATGGTTCTCAAACAATACGACGACTACGACGGAATTTTTATCGCCAGAGATAAAATCAAAGCTGGAAGTGATTCCGATTTTAAGGAACTTCCTGAAAGAAGACGCGCCGATAAGATGCATCGTATTCTTTATCGTGAATCTCTTCAATTCTTGAACATGGATACAGAAGTGGATTCTGGATCGGGCGGTTTAGATTATTTAAAAGCATACATCGATTCCAAAATTTCGGCGGAAATGGAAGCTCCTGGTAGAAAAGAAATTTCCGGTCACGAGATTGTTTTGGATCCGAATAAAACGTTCAACACTGATCGGATCTTAAAAGCAAAATGTAAGATGTACGTTAGTAATAGAACCAAAGCGATCGAATGGGAAACCTCTTTCGCCACACCCAAATAG
- a CDS encoding baseplate J/gp47 family protein encodes MNLNITKEQVLNEHLQSVKASGVFRNHTFSPTSKTFSILRAVSNAVFLFIDDNLVSIQKAIHPHTAEDDALHEHLIRRGMQWKPALPAIIKVRIGSSTPSIINREIPQSLIVTTSGNEDQRVKFFLQESLILPAGTAEDAQGKYTVEALVQCTVDGPIGNVVSRSINLIENPPDGIDYVSNIEINPIQQGQYRETRTSVRARLRNAEGVSSKWTPTWYVGEAETFAFVKRAIFKSARNLKIDGEVKILVQGTVAPLTDSQLTQIIDYFNSEENDPGGVAHVLVENISETIINKTVTVKFSSSDTIPSQVVLDQIKDEYFLSLGEGQDFVDTQLKTLYQALPNCIDVEFNPLGNVDVPSGSLANAGSGFQVIGVVYV; translated from the coding sequence GTGAATTTAAATATAACTAAAGAACAAGTTCTTAATGAACATCTTCAAAGTGTAAAAGCTTCTGGAGTATTCAGAAATCATACTTTTAGTCCCACTTCAAAAACTTTTTCGATTTTGAGGGCCGTTTCAAATGCTGTATTTTTATTTATCGATGACAATCTTGTTTCTATTCAGAAGGCGATTCATCCTCATACGGCAGAGGACGATGCTTTACACGAACATTTAATTCGTAGAGGAATGCAATGGAAACCTGCACTTCCAGCGATCATTAAGGTTAGAATTGGTTCTTCCACCCCATCAATAATTAATCGTGAAATTCCACAATCTTTGATCGTTACTACTTCCGGAAACGAAGATCAAAGAGTAAAATTTTTTCTTCAAGAATCTTTAATACTTCCCGCGGGCACTGCAGAAGATGCTCAGGGAAAATATACTGTAGAAGCGCTCGTTCAATGTACGGTTGATGGTCCGATAGGAAATGTAGTTTCACGTTCTATCAACTTGATTGAAAATCCTCCAGATGGAATTGATTACGTTTCCAACATAGAAATCAATCCGATTCAACAAGGTCAATATAGAGAAACAAGAACTTCGGTTAGAGCACGTTTAAGAAATGCAGAAGGTGTTTCTTCTAAGTGGACTCCCACTTGGTATGTGGGAGAGGCTGAGACGTTTGCTTTTGTAAAAAGAGCTATTTTTAAAAGTGCTAGGAATTTGAAAATAGATGGAGAGGTAAAAATTTTAGTTCAAGGAACGGTAGCTCCTTTGACGGATTCTCAACTTACACAGATTATAGACTATTTCAACTCAGAAGAAAACGATCCGGGCGGAGTTGCTCATGTGCTCGTAGAGAATATTTCCGAAACCATAATTAATAAAACCGTTACCGTAAAGTTTTCTTCTTCGGATACGATTCCAAGTCAGGTTGTTTTAGATCAGATAAAGGACGAATATTTTCTTTCACTCGGAGAAGGTCAGGACTTTGTAGACACACAGTTAAAAACTTTGTATCAAGCTCTTCCAAATTGTATCGATGTAGAATTTAATCCATTAGGAAATGTTGATGTTCCCTCTGGTTCTTTGGCAAACGCTGGCTCAGGGTTTCAAGTAATTGGTGTGGTCTATGTCTGA
- a CDS encoding YkvA family protein, which translates to MNLIEKVKEEFWPKLKNVVSKIPFTEDLIALYYSMMDPETPFRTKLIIAGALVYFISPLDAIPDFIPGAGFLDDAGVIAAVLASVQSAIREEHRIKAREFLEKK; encoded by the coding sequence ATGAATCTGATTGAAAAGGTAAAAGAGGAATTTTGGCCTAAATTGAAAAACGTAGTATCCAAGATACCGTTCACGGAAGATCTAATTGCACTTTATTATTCCATGATGGACCCTGAAACTCCGTTTAGGACTAAACTTATCATTGCAGGAGCGCTTGTTTATTTTATTTCTCCGTTGGACGCTATTCCGGATTTTATACCTGGGGCGGGATTTCTAGATGACGCCGGAGTAATCGCTGCCGTACTGGCAAGTGTTCAGTCCGCGATCCGTGAAGAACATAGGATAAAGGCTAGAGAATTTTTGGAGAAAAAATGA